The nucleotide window acattgaaaatgaaaaaaaaaaagtgatgatacaattaaaaaatcaacaaaccaaaaattaaaaaaaaaatcacttgatTAATTCACAACCCTGCAGTTCTTCCTAATCTCTCCTTGCATCCCAGTCATAACCTCTATGGATCCCATTTTCACCATTGCATCTGCAAATTTATGAGCCCAATTTGCACCATGAATCGCATTACTCCTCGCCATCCTAGCCGTTGAAGGACTGTTCCATAGCGTCTGATCTGAGGTTAACAGTCCTCTATTATTCCTCAAATTGAGATAGTACTTATTGTCCAACCTATTTGGAGTATGAACATCAAATGGAGCAATTGGATCAGTGGTAGAAGGACGCGGACATCTTTTCATCAATTGTTGGGCTAATGTAGGATCCATTGTAGGATCTTGCGGGTGAGTTGAATTGAAAGAGTAAAGTCTATCAGAAAATGAAGAACAATGTGATCTTCCAATAGAATGTGCACCTGAAAGTGTTACCATTTCATCTAAAGAAAGTCCTTTTTTAGCAAAATTTTCCTCTAGCTCTCCAGCATTTAAGGTGGAAGGGGGAAGGTGTGCGGCTGGTTCATCTTTAATAGATACTCTTCCGTCTCGACGACCTGATGGAACTGAATATCTAATGCCTCCAAGCTTAAAAGCACTATCTCTTGCAGCAAATGCAATTATATCTGAACATGATACTGTTTGTGGGCAAACAGATTCTAGCTCAATTTTTGCCTCATCGATCACTTCATAGCCTCGTAAGCTTGGATTATTTGCTGGATGTTCTTTTTCTGTTGGATTCCCTGGAGTTGGATCCAAAAGGATGGAGGCATCACATCcctgaattatttttaaaaaaatgaagttagTTATATTGTAAGTTGAACCaaccttttaaattattaattttatagtgatagaaaaaaatgttttgactCTCCTAACAATAACGCATTCACATAAATAAGAGGAACGTATGTACCCTAACAAAACAATCGTGGAAATGCATCCTGATGATGCCAGCGCCAAGGCCAGGGTTACGAGACACGGCTTTGTTCACTGCTTTTCTGACAATGGATTCTGCATTTGGGCAACTTGAATGGTAGTAACCTTTCTTAAGAGATGCATTTGCAAGTGTAaaaatagtgataaaatataAGATGAACAAAGTTGACAATTTAGCACTCTTCATCGCTATGTTTTATTACAAGAAGAAGGGATTTGAAAAGTTGATAATCAATCAATCAGTTGAGTAATATTATATTGTAATGATGGAGGGGAAAAGAGACGGATAGAGTATTTGTAGGAAATTAAAGAGACAGAAAGCACAAGTCTTTGATTTTACTTGGTAAGATAGATAGCTAACGCGTAATTTCAATAGTGACTGCTTCTTAATTAGGAGATGGCTTCAAACTTCAATTAATCTTTAACACTTTGAagtattcttaattaattagtggGAACTGGGAAATGGTCTCTATTTCCAGCTACATTATTATTAATCGctcatatttaaatattaaataaagttcGAATTTATGTTTTATCCAATAATGTAACCAAATTTACTCGCTAATTATATTGTCTCTCAACTCCATGTCTCCAACAGGCTTTTTGTTGGACAACAATTAAACTTCGTTATAATAACCCTTCGTTTTTGTTATAAATGATCTGATTTTCTCTAGAATCGATTTTTAATGTTACATTTTGCTTCTCTATAACAATATTCAAcctatatataacaataataatatttactaTGACGGTAGTGTTTTGTAAAATTACCCCTCTATatcaattatatacaaatattgaATAATTAGAGTAATATTTTGTAAGAGCtatattatgtaaatatttttgaagtGCAAGATTATGTTTGAATGTCAAACACagtaaaattcaaatatgaatatctaaaaatgataaaattgtatttaaatgGTGTTCTTCAGTTATGATCATATTTTTACGAGGAAAGTTATAGGTTATTTGTATTTGCCTTTCTTTTTACCTTCATACTCTTTCTATTTGGTTAGATTGGTTATAAATATattccttcttttttgttacacaaaatcattaaacttaaattttgcttacttttctttataataCTCCGTAACTAAATAAGATCTCAACGCTAAatatcagtatatatatatatatatatatattattaattattattgaattattttgaCTACGCCGAAACGCCTTAAGGAAGCAAAAACAAATGCAAGAAAGTCAATGATTACTAATTTATTGTTCGttgtaataatatttgtatttctGACCGTGTGTTAGGTATTAATATactaacgagtaaaaacatgcATGATCCAGTATAGCCAACAGGCTGTTCAATCAAGAAACTGACCTGCAGATTAGTTTTACACTACTGggcaaaatttaatattttaggTTGAATTAAATGGTCACGTGAGAgattacaatttatttatttttgaaacagtTTAGGTGTTTTGATTTTGGAGTCTTATAGTATACGAAAGTATTTATTTAGATTGTATTCACGCCATTTTTCATGATAATGAAGATGTGTGTAAGTTTAGATCATTCATTCTGCAATGACATGTATAGAGTATTTTGTTAGATATCGAAATTTTGAATATCTCATATTTTTTGGATATTCATAAAGAGTTCATGAATACATCAAATATTGTCTTTCTCAAATAAACACATTGAGTACCTCATAAATACtggaatattcataaagagatcaagaAATATATCGTACTCGGACTCTTCTAATTTTCTTGAGAATCAAATACTTCAAGAAGATCAATCCAAATAAATCCCAAGAAGATCTAAATCATCTTATGTATATTTGGacatttaactttgaaaaagaataattaCCTACATATTTGCAAAGTAATCGTATTTTGTTGAGGACAAACTTTCAGAGTTGGGCGTTTGTTTGGAACGATTATTCGTTTGAAAATCCCGTATTATTCTTTTCCTTACCATGATTTAAATCAttaaatagttgtattttgtCCGTTGAcacttttcaaatttaaattattttttaagaaaaagtctttttttttcttttacatactcacaatcaaaattaaattatttgccTCTCTAATATGgcacagagggagtaatatttgtTGAAGGAAATAAAGAATACCGAAAAGAATAATATATGCACGAATGACCCAAAAAAGACTatataggaaaagaaaatatgtGACAGAGcatcattatttataaaaaactAGAAAACCAAATTAagttagacttaaacttaaaaaaagaagtaacaaataaatatgataaCTAGACATAAATAAATACGAAGTAATAAAACGGGTAACATGATAATTATATTAGGCAGAGGTGGGATTGGTGCTTTCTTGGTTAGGTGGTTGTGGTTGCGGTTCCACTTGCAGTTGCTCAACAAACACATGCAAAGGCCCTGACACTGCCGTCGAATTTGGAACCCTATTAAATGCAACAATCACTCGCGTGAACTTCCATGGCCACGACGAAAAATCCATATTTACCTTGCAGACGTACGTAGTCATTGTTTTAGATTTATAGagatttatgaaaatatgagaTGGAGGACCctattttataataatagaaaatcaaATTTGATTAGTACTAGAAATTCTATTCCAATACGAATTGGACAAATAAATTCTAACTAAATCCTATACAACTTAGGtttcttgatttatttgtacttttacTAATTAGGGCGTTTTcgatatatgtatatttttggaatatttCTAAATACGTATTACTACTAtattacacacaaaaaaaaaagtgtttgcTGGAACAGGCAGATGTTCTCGTACAGTTAGTTTCCAGGCAAAACAAAAGGATCTCAATTATTCTTAAAGGTCCCAATTGTAACAAAACAATATCAAAAGGCAAATTAAATATCCAACAAAGTTTCTTCTTAATTGCAAGAATGCAACACAAGTCTTCTGATTTGGCACTTACGCTTCAGACATAATGCAATCAATTGCCCCTTTGCAAATTCCAGTCATTGTAGCCTCTGGTCCATAAACCTGCAATAGTAGAATCGACACCAATTATATACCTTATCTCTTACTTTCCTTGGATATGAAAATTTAGGAAGTAGGCACATATATTGTATTAATAACAATACTGGTAAGAGCATCTTTGGAAGTTCATGTTCCTATATTCTAACTGGAACCTGTTGTAGTCTAGATGTCTGACCTCAAACGATCCTCAGACATCTATGAAATGGAATGAAGATGGACCAAGCTACTTATGAATGTAATCACAATTAACATCACCATGGTCGGGCTAATTGGTTTAGTTGGGAAGatgtaacaataaaaatagaatGCCTAGGATCAAATAAAAGCAAATTCAGATCAACAACATCCCTTCATCTGTGGCATGTGTGGTTAGTATCTATGTTGCttgaatcctccaaaaatgTCAAAGGATTACATGCTATAATTGAAATTCAGGGACTGTAGTCACAGTAACACTTGGAATAAGAACTTTGCCAAGTGTGATTTCATACCTCAAGGGGAACTCCAAGTTCCTCTCCTAGGGCGCGCATTTTTGCTAGACCAGTCTGATAATTTGGACCACCTCTTCGTACATAGATATGCATTCTAGCCGCTTTTAGCTTGGCTTCCTGTTCAgatttaaaggaaaaatattatttactgCCTCTTATCTATAGGAAAAGTAAAAACCTTCTAGTGTAAATAATAGCGCACAGCCAACCTTCTCCCTAAGAGCCCGAATAATCCCATTGAAAGTAGCAGCTACATCAGTGAAGTTAGCAATACCACCTCCAACAATCAGAGCTCTCTTACGGCCATCAGGATTAGCAGTAGCACACTATAAAAACATCAAAGCAAACACCGGTTAAGttaaaataggacaagcaccaCATGAGCATGTTGACCAGGAGAGAGAACGGTCAAGCTCATACATCTAGAACTACTCGAGCATATTGCAAAACCTCCTCTTCATTTGGAGCTCCACTATACTCGGCATAGTTACCAAGCTCAGAGGCATAGCCTAAATCCCCTACCTGGTTAAGACATCAAAAACAGAGTATATAAGCAGTGAGCTATTTGTGTTGACATTTCATGCAGGAGGAATAATGGCAAGATAGAAAATATTCCTTGCATCAAGTTGTTCCATCACAAGTTCTGAATATACTTACTGTATCAGCATATATAACGCTTGCACCACCTCCAGCCACCATTGTCCAGATACGACCTTTTGGGTTCAAAACTGTAAATTTTAAAGAGGCACTAGTCTGCAAGATGTCAAGACAAGACAGAATTAACAGAAAAGTTGCAGATACTATACTCCAATTCCAGTAGAGCGAGTATCATCAGGAAGACCAGAAAGCTTGGCAGGAATGATAGCCAGCCACCAAAGCTCAAGGATAAATCTTTTTAACCTTCAGAAGCATTCaagacttaaaaaaaaattcaaacatcttTTTCCCAAACCCTAACCACCCACAATTCTGTATGGCACCATGGCTTCAGCACAGAATAAATGGTGAACAATGTAAATTATCACTAATAAACCATTCAATGCTGTTTAAAGGCACGATTTTCTTGGATTATAATGGATCTCTAAAGCAATGCATAAAGTTCCAGTAGTTCAGTATCCATAATAGTTCATGACTGAAAATCCAAGATAAAATTTCTTctctaacaaaataattttgacaagAATAAACAAGTAAATCTGATAACTCAGGCAACAAAACACCCTTGGATTAAGACAAATAACTGAACTTACTTTCTCATCCAAAGAGTGAATGAAGCTTTCGGTAGGGCTCAAAACTCTTCCAAAGGGCAGAGGAAACTCAATGCTTCCCCACCTGACAAGGCACAGAGGATGATACAATAGCAAACTGTTTAATAAATCTGGAAATACACACTGTTTTTTCTTCAGACTCTCCCAagagaaagataaaaaaaaacaagaataggAACTTCAACATGTGGAAAACAAGTGAAAATCACATACTTCTTAAAATTTTTGAAGGCTGCTGTATCATCCAACTCTCCTCTCATATCCAATGGGTAAGGCTCCCCATTTACAAGCGTAAATGGGTTCATCTCTATGAAACTAAAATCGAGATCTGGGGAATATCAAAGACAAAGAGACAGAATTGCATAatcaatgaaataatatttgagaataatgatatgaaaaaaactatttcaatttaatgaaaaaactaGCTTCTAAGAACAGGTCAATGTTTAACATAAACCAACAGGAAGtttcttttcatcttcatctgcttatataacaataaacttaattatgttttCCTCGTATAGTCACTGGCAATTATCTAAAAGATAGCaccaaaagataaaagaaaaagagaagtatAACATAAATGCATGCTAGAAAGATGTATCATCGTAAAGCATGGCATACCTTGAAACACATCAAAAACACCCATAAGGAAATTGCCAATCTTTCCCCGTACCTGAGTCAACCAGAAACTTAGGTTAAGTATCATGATGGTTAATGAGATGTTAGTAGTCAAGTGCTTTAATCTTCAAAGTCAGAATATTTATCAACACAAAGGTGAAAGTCCAGCATTAAGTAGACCAATATATAAACTAGATTAAATATCGAAAATAGATACACAATAATACAACCTAAAATAATAATCCTTAAGAATTGCCAGCAATACACAATATGATAACACACTTTTTAAGTGTGTTATCCAAGACCTTGCTCTTAGAAAACCATTCCAGCTATTATGACGGACAGATCATGCTGGCTTTATAGAGACTGATGACTAAAAGGAAAATAGAagtataaaacaaaa belongs to Solanum stenotomum isolate F172 chromosome 1, ASM1918654v1, whole genome shotgun sequence and includes:
- the LOC125853385 gene encoding peroxidase 5-like gives rise to the protein MKSAKLSTLFILYFITIFTLANASLKKGYYHSSCPNAESIVRKAVNKAVSRNPGLGAGIIRMHFHDCFVRGCDASILLDPTPGNPTEKEHPANNPSLRGYEVIDEAKIELESVCPQTVSCSDIIAFAARDSAFKLGGIRYSVPSGRRDGRVSIKDEPAAHLPPSTLNAGELEENFAKKGLSLDEMVTLSGAHSIGRSHCSSFSDRLYSFNSTHPQDPTMDPTLAQQLMKRCPRPSTTDPIAPFDVHTPNRLDNKYYLNLRNNRGLLTSDQTLWNSPSTARMARSNAIHGANWAHKFADAMVKMGSIEVMTGMQGEIRKNCRVVN
- the LOC125864839 gene encoding ATP-citrate synthase alpha chain protein 2; translation: MARKKIREYDSKRLLKEHLKRLAGIDLQICSAQVTESTDFTELTNKEPWLSSTKLVVKPDMLFGKRGKSGLVALNLDLAGVAEFVKTRLGVEVEMGGCKAPITTFIVEPFIPHDQEYYLSIVSERLGCTISFSECGGIEIEENWDKVKTIFLPTEKPMTLEACAPLIATLPLEVRGKIGNFLMGVFDVFQDLDFSFIEMNPFTLVNGEPYPLDMRGELDDTAAFKNFKKWGSIEFPLPFGRVLSPTESFIHSLDEKTSASLKFTVLNPKGRIWTMVAGGGASVIYADTVGDLGYASELGNYAEYSGAPNEEEVLQYARVVLDCATANPDGRKRALIVGGGIANFTDVAATFNGIIRALREKEAKLKAARMHIYVRRGGPNYQTGLAKMRALGEELGVPLEVYGPEATMTGICKGAIDCIMSEA